The Macrobrachium rosenbergii isolate ZJJX-2024 chromosome 7, ASM4041242v1, whole genome shotgun sequence genome segment GGCAAATTTTACTTCGTATACCTTGCctcaagcaatctctctctctctctctctctctctctctctctctctctctctctctctctctgctagtcaATACTGCGATTTCTGGCAATGGATTCTGCAAGAGCCTCAGCTTCCTCCGGGTAGAGATCTTTCAGGCGCTCGTGGTAATGCCTCAGGAACCTCTGCAGCGGAGACTCGGCAGCGGCTGCGGCAGCTCGGCGTTCGTAGATCCTTCTCATCATTTTCCGCTGTGGAGTAAAAAAAGGAGCAGACTGTCAGATCGGATTGGCCATATGTGgtgacttccttttttatttgaaatatcttttttttttagatgatataTTCATTTGTTCTTAGCATTCGATTCCATTCTGCAATATTTCATATAACAGATTGACTGGATGAGAAGTTCAAATCGATTTCCAGTCGGTGAGTCGAAAGTGTGATAAGGGTTACTTTTCTAGAAATGAGCTTTATCTTTAGACTAGAGGGACTCATGCTGTTACTTCAGCACCTACCAGTCTCACACTAATCTGCACAGTAGGTCGTTATGATAGTGACAGAAAATTGTTATAGGCGTATTTACTTGAAAAGTTagatattttttagaaaattgttcaCTGCAACGAATGATTGAAATCagaattatatgcatatattgaaaatataactcgCTTCGTGAAAGCAAGTGAAGTCCATCACATTACAATACTGAATTTATCATCATATCTTTTTCGGGAGACAACATGCACGGGCGACAATATGAAGGCTGAAATTGCATATAAGAATTAAACGACACGTGTAATTTCactttttacttgaatattatgATAAAGACGATTAGATATGAATGGACAGTGATGAAACTACGGTAGTTCATTTATAATGAATAACTGGGCAACAGAAATCAAATCATTCATTATTAATGGACTGAAATTGTACTGATTATAATTAGTAGTGTAATGTGATGGACTTCAATTGCTTTCATTAAGCGAGTTGTTtttaatgtatgcatataattcTGATTTCAATCATTCGTTGCAGTGaacaattttccaaaaaatatctaACGTTTCAAGTGAATACGCCTATATCAATTTTCTGTCACTAGTATAACGACCTACTGTGCAGATTAAGTGTGAGAATGGTAGGCACCGAAATAACAGTACGAGTCCCTTTAGGCTAAAGATAACGCCCTTTCTAGAAAAGCAATCTTTATCACACTTTCGATTCACCGACTGGAAATCGATTTGAACTTCTCATCCAATCAATCTGTTGTATGAAATATTGCAAAATGGAATCAAATGCTAAGGACGAATGAATATATTATCTAAAAAAGAAGATATTTCAAAAAGATATTTCTTAGAATTCGGTGGATTATTTGAAAGAGACCAATACGTAAGTGGTTAGCCGAAAAATCAATACAGTTTAAATAAGCTTTGTTATGGAATTATACTATGAAACTTATCTATCGTAAGCATAATTTTCAAGAATCATGAACAAGCACGATGTATTCAGAAGAAATATATTGGTAGTGGAATTCACATAATCAGGAGTGACATTTCATTATCTCATGACCAATTCAATGATTAAAGAAACACCTTTTCAATGGGAAGACAAACCCAGATCTGAGAAGTTCAAATAACTTTGGATTATTTGCGAGATTACTGTGTAGTACATGCCATAGGAAGTATTGTAAATTTCAATCGGCATATATGcatatccaattatatatatatatatatatatatatatatatatatatatatatatatatatatatatatatatgtatgtatacatatactgtatatatatattttttgtccaattttttttatttatcaaaaatctcTAACAGTAAACTAAGAGTGAAAATGCTAAAATCCATCCATTTAAAATGAGCCTTGCATTTGCAGTCTTATCCTCAGTCATGTAACGGACATGAATGCATGGAAACACCCTATTTATACAAAACTGAGAGTCAAAAAGATATGTGACAACCACTCAAAATGTAAGGCTGGCGACTATCTGGAAAATGTGTTCAGAATATAGGTGGGAATTTTACAATGGGCGTTGACCAGCTGACCAACAGGACTGGTAATCGGAGTCAGCTAAAAGTTTGTTTCTTGTGGGCTTACTGTAGATACCAAAGTGTAGGGAGgttaaataaaatattgctttAGAAGTTCACCGAGAGCTTATCTGTTCTATTTTAAAGGGTTTGTAATAGGAAGGGGCACCCAGTGTTAGTTTTATAATATGTGGTATATTCCCTAGCAATGAGATTCTCTCCCCTGAAGCACAACCCGTGGTGGCCCCTTAAGTCTCATTTTATCAGGCAATCTTGCAGATATAAGGTGAGATGCTTCAACGGATGATTCCTCATCAGTTCTCTTTTCAAGGCTATGTGACTTTAGACCTGGCTAGTCCATCAAGGTTCAGCCGGCAGAGGACGGTGTAGTTCTTCAGAATGAGAACCTTTGTTTTCCTTGGCTAATAGTATACAGCAGCTTTTAGTTCCTTTGACCTACCATTGTTCTGGTTATATGtcattctttcaagttttttccaCTCTTTTGTTATCAAGGCTGATATCCAGTGGTCGTACGGCAACTATCAAATTCCTTGCAGGCACCGGCCCATCTGCTGCATTAAAGACAGTGCAGCAGATGTGTGCACAGGTGTTGGTCTCTGAAATTGTGAAAGGACCTGCTGCCACAACTGTAACAATGCCATATACCAGCGAATCTGTGTCATCACCATGGACTACCCTTTtatggttattgttattatcactgACCAAGTTGCAACATTATTTGGAAAATCAGGATGACACAAAAAAAAGGCTCCATCACAAATGAAGATAAATAGTACAGCaattaaaactaagaaataagACTTACTGGTGCATGCTCAATAGAAATGCATTTGCACCTAAGAAAATCACTCCTAAATTTGGATTGCtctttaacaattttttcatggGATGCACTGAAGGGGCAGCAGATGGAATTACAAACTCGGTGGTATATGAGGGCTAAAAACTCTGGCCAGTTCCTCAGCAGTGCCTAACAAATCACTGCAGATATATCAACAACACATTTGTGAAAATATTCGAAAATGAAACTCTTTTACAACTCAAGAAAATCTTCAAAGAGAGTTGTGGTTTGTGCTTCACCGCATAGAATCACTGATtcccaggcttttttttttttttttagatttattcagTACGGCAAAACAGATTTACAAGCGTCAATGTATGTGAAGCTTACATACTCGTGGCACTGCCTTAGCAGTGCCAGTGAGTGCTTCTCACATTGCCTCAAGACAACAACTAGTACACACATCCAGTCCGTCCTCTCCCACTGAAGTAGCTGGGTAACTGGCTACGAGGTATGTAACAGAGTTGCCAAACAATCTGTAGATATGTATTGGCCTTTCCAACAGGATGGTTAAGAGGACCACttgagaaattgaaaatgaatgatatagCAACCAGAACAGTGTTCTAATTAACAACAGTAACATGGTGACtttctataaaaatgaaatggcaatgGTACATATACCAGACcggaaaattatagaaaaagcaTCCAGCCCACTGCTAACATGAAGACAATAAAACCTGTTGTTTGCTGTCACTCAAGAAAATACTATCCCTCTCTGAAGAACAACCTGGCTGAACACCAAAGGGACAAGCCTGTTATAAAGGCATGTTCGTCACAGTGTGGCTGCAGGCTGCACCAGGTCTTATATAACTAGATGACAAGGGCTTGCCTTCCAAGGCATCTCACCTACCATCTCCAAGACAAACCCATAAAATGATGTTACAATGACCTATATAGAGAAAAATCCTAGTTCCTGGCAAGGAAATCATAGACGGCTTCACCTTATTAGAAGTCCTTTATGTCAAAGATAAAAGACCTTCCAATGGACCCTCAGCACAAGGCATTTCACACCTCTACACTTCGGCATCTACGACACCTGACACGCAACGAAGACTTTTCCCTAACGACCCAACCTCCCCTCCCAGCAATTGGTTAACACTTTCTGTAAAGTGTTATCCAACTCTACCTCAACTTTCAATGCACACATTCTGTTTTCTGTCTTAAGCTATTCCCCAACCTTGAATCTTGATTAGTTGCCACCTACTTCCTTGGCCATGTAGTCTTGCAGatatttaaagtaacttttacTGCATAGTAATCAGGGATTAAGTGAATAATtaaccaaaaatattaaatttgaaatatacTATACTCTAGAAAGCAGATATGATCGTTTTAAATTGTGTAAAAGAGAAggaccaaaaagagagagagagagagagagagagagagagagagagagagagagagagagagagagagagagagagagagagagagagatgagcgcAACTTACCTGGAGCATCTGAAGCTTTAAGATATCAGGAGAGgatacctcctcttcttcttcctcctcaccctcttcatcttctgcttcttcttcttcttccttagctAAAATGAAGATCAAATGTGTATGGCTTTATGTATGGTTACACAGTATACTATAGTATTTCAAATTATGGAACAAGCTGGAAACCAGTTTTTTACCtgtgatatataaaatcacaatacAGGCTACATTATCAGTTTCTTAATTAATCAGAAATATATCTACGTTACAACTGTGGTTAAATATGGCATTAAAATAGAGATTTTAACTGCCACAGCAGCCTCATCACATATATAAcggaatttcataaaaaaaaatacattttaaaaatttgaccTGGTAGCTGATGTTGCAGACATCAGAGAAAGGCAAAGACTGActaattttaattatatgaataaaaaatgcaaccACATAGTCTGAGACATCGCATTTCCATTCACACGCTTTATTAAAAGCAGATCAAACCTGGTCATGAAATCTCTGTACTCCAGGCATCCCATGTATGACTTACCTTTACATTAATGACCCCATGTTGCAACCTGGTAGACAATATGCTTCCCAGCCATGTCATACCTAACAACAACCACCCATTGATAGACTAATTACAGAGCTTGGCTATTGCTTGCTTTGTCTTGAAAGCTCATAGTTATCATCCAAATCAGTAGAAAAACCATGGTACTTGCACTAAACCTCTGGCAACTAACTTACTAAATACATCCAAGCTTGGCAAATCATAGTCACTAATGGTCTAAATATAGTACCTAAATACTCACTGGCCCTTCCTTTAAAGTATTAAACATTGCTTCTACAGCGTGGTAGATATAAAACTCATTTCTATTGTCACACCATGGCGACTAAAGGATTAAATAGGGAAGAATCTACAGTTCAGAAACAATCACATAGAGATCAAAGTCGTCagacaaaactgtaaaatatgaatGCAGTAAATCACCAATTTCTGACATTGATGGACATTACTGTTACTGAAAGACCAATACTGGTGTTTTGCAGAGGTAGAAAGACAACAAGAAATTACCGAAATTGAAATTTCTGAAACAAAACCTGGAGTCAATGATTCAGAGTTTCAGAGATATATTTGCGAAGTGACAAGTACACAAAAGAAAACTGAGCTTTTTCTGCCTTCAGGAGAGCAGAAATTCAGTTCCTCCTCAAGAATATGTTGAGCTCGGCAAAAAAGGCAAACCCCAACACTCTTCCACTACATCACAAGCTGGATGAACACAGAGAGAAGATCACAAGCCAACTTTTGCCAGACGAGTCCTTGACCTCCTCAACACACCACTGGGGAATATATCAGTAAGGGCATCCTACAATGAGCTCAAGTCCAACCTCACACTACCAGAGCTCAATGCAGAAGGCAAGCCACGGAAGGGCAGCCTCATGAGGGAGACTTGGCTGTGCAGTCTCCCTATTAAAATCTGCACCGCTAGTCCAAACAACAAAGGTACAGTCGTGGCTGACTAGATCCGTAAATTATCACTATCAATATTTGTTACTGGTTTTACCGTTTTTTTGTCACCAgtgtttgtattttcatacaaaacaagAATGGATGCAATGGGTTTTtggtaatattaattttcataattagggTATATAAATGGATACTTTGAAAGAGATAATTGAAAACTTTTTCTCAAAAATAGTGATTCAAGATATTCGGAcaacttttcttttacaataaatataaacatttttagttattATAATCAGAGTCACTGATTATTTAACACTCAAGATGTGTGATCTTAAAAAGCATAAAGCATCTACTGTTTTTGAGAatcatcaaaaattaattttcgaaCCAAAGTAGCCTGCAGGAGAAAAGGCTCTTTCAAGTTCCACGCTGGTTGCTCTTATTGTTAATCAGCCCTGGTAAAGCTTTTACAAGCACCCAGGCTGCTTTCACATTGCTTTAAACAGCTTCATTTCTGTTGCTAAACCAAATCTAGGAAAGAGAAAAAGCTCAGTTTTCTTATGTGTACTTGTCACCTCACAAAGATATCTCTGAAACTCTGAATCATTGACTCCAGGTTTTGTTTCAGAAATTTCAATTTCGGTAATTTCTTGTTGTCTTTCTACCTCTGCAAAACACCAGTATTGGTCTTTCAGTAACAGTAATGTCCATCAGTGTCAGAAATTGGTAATTACCATGAATAAATTACCGGTTTTCAAACCCTACGGTGGACTTCCTGAAGTAGGCAGAGAAGTTGCTGAGGCAACACATAGCCATCTCCACCTGTAAGACCAGGGACGATCTTTACAACAATGATTATTACAGACAAGCAAAAGCCGTACACAGACGTCAAGACAAACTGTGGGTAAAAGGATGCCCCAAGTCACTTGTATGCCCTAGGCCACCCATACTGCACATCTAtcaacataaattttaaaaagaaaacaggaactgTGCCCCAGCTGAAGCTGGACAAAAAACCACCAGGGCAGCCTCCCAAGGAAGGAAAGGTGGCCACCATGACACCTTTGGTTGCCTACTCTTCTAGGTTTTATCACTGACAGTGCTGCTGGCAAGAAGTTCCTGGTGGCTAAAAGAGCCTGAAGGTTAATAATACCAGCATCAAAAGTCAACTGCCAGTGACTGCCCAACACCCAACTGTGACTTATGGCTACCAACAGCCCACCCATAGAATCCTATAGCACTGAAACCTTGTCCCCCACCTGATAGAAAGGAAATACTGGTGGGAATTTATTACTGCTGACATCCAAGCCCCCTACTCAGTGCTGATTTCCTCAGGTACTACTGGATGGTCATGGATATCACCCACTGCCACCTTGTTGACAAATTCACCTTCCAAATGACATAACTCTCCACGACGACCAAACAGCCACCAATCTTGTTACCAAGGAGCACTGACCTACATCACCTCCTGCCATATCTCAACTGCAGGTCTACCAGTCCACTTTAAGTTGAGCTGCCTGTGGCACAGGTGAAACTATTCGTTGCTAAAAAGGCCTTCAGAAATATGGAGGGATGGACCTTTGCCAGAGGTCTGCCAAAATGATCAAGGAACTCACTGGGGTACCTGGTGAATTCTTCCCTGCTCTCGAAGCCAGGCTATTAGACAAAGAACTGGAAAGACCACAAATAGTCATCAGAAGATTATGACCATACATCCAAAAGCACAACGACTTCAAAGAGACATTCACTCTAAACCAAAAAAGAACATCTCATTTCATATTTATCCGAAATGCTGCCCAGAAGACCCACCCTGCCTTACAGAAGCCCAAACCCAGTCatcgagaggaaaaacaaaacctttaaATTACTCATGCATAACAGCATGGACTTCGTATCAGTGGTCAGGTTcagactgcctatatatatatatatatatatatatatatatatatatatatatatatatatacaaacatatatatatatatatatatatatatatatatatatatatatatatatatatatatatgtatatatatatccaggcatTATAACATGGTGAAGTTTGGTTGATTCTTACCACAACTGAGGCAACATCgagttattttacatatttcttgatGGCTGACTGGATAAAATCACTGTTCATACATCAGCCGTATAGAAAAAGAGGTTCCAATGCTAATGAAGGTAGGAGACCTTATCATAAATAATACACGAGTTATGTTATTTCAAGGATAAAGTGAAATTGATATCGATAgggttaatataatatatatatatatatatatatatatatatatatatatatatatatatatatatatatatatatatatatatatatatatatatatattaagctggtATTCGGATAAGTAACGATCAAAGATGTTTAGAAGTACTCAGCGCGTAAGCCACAAGAGATCATTCATAAGGACAGGAACATCATacatgtaattattaatatcatcatgAGATCCTAGCCTACAATCAAAAGGGCTAAACCAACTGTCGCTAAAGCGTCTTTGTGGAAGAAGACTAACAATTGCAAAGTTGAAATGAACTAATATTATTAATGACGATGATGAAAAGGGAAGATAAACAGAGAACTGTCAGTAAAAGAAAGACGTAAATTAATGGTCCAATTTAAaagtttgatttatatataacgatgaaaaaaatgcaagcaagcatttcaaagattaattgaGAGCAAATAGAACCGACCTAACCGAAGAAGTTCAAGGAAGATGgagagaaaactgagaaaatgccATCTGCAAACAATAACAACACAATATGATACCTTTGGAAGTCGGGACTAATCCCTTTCCCGGAAGTGTGAAAGGCTTGAGAACGGCAGCTGAACGATCGAATCTCCCCAAGTTTCCCCAGTCGTCGCTGAGCACATCGACTGTTGACGTTTCCTGGACGCTGCTTTCAAGCCTGTTACAAAAACACTAAGCCCTTAGCTGGAAGGTGAATTGTTTCAACAAgaccatccatccatacatacatacatacatacatacatacatacatacacacacacactcacatacatatatatatatatatatatatatatatatatatatatatatatatatatatatatatatgcaagatacatacatatgtttatatgtatgtatgtatatatatatatatatatatatatatatatatatatatatatatatatacagagagagagagagagagagagagagatttatccaaatatatatatatatgtgtatatatatatatatatatatatatatatatatatatatatatatatatatatatatatgaacgcatacatgtatttaagtgtgtgtgtgtgtgtaatttgcatatgcattaaaaaataaagtttacattttcaaaaatgtATGACAACTTATGAA includes the following:
- the LOC136840517 gene encoding uncharacterized protein; translation: MDDVPETRRRIGIIVAQPYRERRKTIQFSCHTPEDSIVNFPSREEPNFKHLRKLHDKGIQAVVQVVEGVCQTEVRVPWSRWVETTLPDPPPDDAPAPQISPEVLERLESSVQETSTVDVLSDDWGNLGRFDRSAAVLKPFTLPGKGLVPTSKAKEEEEEAEDEEGEEEEEEEVSSPDILKLQMLQRKMMRRIYERRAAAAAAESPLQRFLRHYHERLKDLYPEEAEALAESIARNRSID